A window of Zingiber officinale cultivar Zhangliang chromosome 5A, Zo_v1.1, whole genome shotgun sequence contains these coding sequences:
- the LOC121979746 gene encoding protein FAR1-RELATED SEQUENCE 5-like, with amino-acid sequence MEFPSLEEVFEFYNQYARESGFSARLGNSKKNKRTNEVGWKQFVCFKEGHTDEKRKKVAQVDSVKERARGEVRTGCRAKLSLVKEQTGANWIVTKFLESHNHPLSTPSKVHLLRSHRHVSEAKKVLTQQFAEANIPTCQQVRLLEIDSGGPEFLGCTERDIRNFERELRDKQKGIDAETLIEFFATEKEKNSAFLYAYEIDSTGRFTRCFWADHVSRRAYSVFGDAVVFDRTYNTNKYGLIFAPFIGVNHHHQSIVFGCAFLNDEKTELFVWLLTKFIEAMPKGPPTVIITDQDPVLTKAIGQVLPQTVHRHMLAFFHINQVFLLPYKYILNQWTRNAKVGAIYDFGAQTSIDTPDAKLMARHSRLSYKASVVFDVASLTDEGTNMLDDQFDCIYSKLQDLNISSKNDNQSQRNQKHR; translated from the exons ATGGAATTTCCATCATTGGAGGAGGTCTTCGAGttctataatcaatatgcacGTGAATCCGGCTTTAGTGCAAGATTAGGCAACAGTAAGAAGAATAAGCGGACAAATGAAGTTGGATGGAAacaatttgtatgctttaaagaaggacatacagATGAAAAACGGAAAAAAGTTGCTCAAGTTGACAGTGTAAAGGAAAGAGCACGTGGGGAAGTAAGGACTGGATGTAGGGCAAAACTATCACTTGTTAAAGAACAAACCGGGGCAAATTGGATTGTCACTAAATTCTtggaaagtcataatcatccactctcaacACCTTCGAAGGTGCATTTACTCCGCTCACATCGCCATGTTTCTGAAGCCAAGAAAGTTTTGACGCAGCAGTTTGCAGAAGCTAATATCCCAACTTGTCAACAAGTCCGATTATTGGAGATAGATTCCGGAGGCCCTGAGTTTCTAGGTTGCACGGAAcgggatattagaaactttgagagagAGTTAAGGGATAAACAAAAGGGAATTGACGCAGAAACACTGATTGAGTTTTTTGCGactgagaaagagaagaattccGCCTTTTTGTATGCTTATGAGATTGATTCAACAGGAAGATtcactaggtgtttctgggcggatcatgtatcaaggagggcATACAGCGTCTTTGGTGATGCTGTTGTATTTGATAGAACCTATAATACcaacaaatatgggttgattttCGCACCCTtcataggagttaatcatcatcatcagagcatCGTATTCGGTTGTGCCTTTTTAaatgatgagaaaactgagttgtttgtttggttgcttacaaagttcaTTGAAGCAATGCCTAAAGGTCCACCAACTGTGATTATCACCGATCAAGATCCAGTGTTGACGAAGGCCATTGGCCAGGTTTTACCTCAAACAGTGCATCG GCATATGTTAGCATTTTTccatatcaaccaagtgtttctacTGCCTTATAAGTACATACTCAACCAATGGACAAGAAATGCCAAGGTGGGGGCAATCTATGACTTTGGTGCGCAAACTTCCATCGACACTCCAGATGCGAAGTTGATGGCAAGACACTCTAGgctatcctataaagcttcagtagTTTTTGATGTTGCATCTTTAACTGATGAGGGGACAAACATGTTGGACGATCAATTCGATTGTATATACAGTAAACTTCAAGATCTTAACATTAGCAGTAAAAATGACAACCAAAGTCAAAGAAACCAAAAGCATCGATGA